One window of Paludibacter propionicigenes WB4 genomic DNA carries:
- a CDS encoding peptidase U32 family protein → MRKIELLSPAKNLECGLAAINHGADAVYIGASQFGARAAAGNSVEDIATLVQYAHKFRVKVLVALNTILTDDQLTEAEKLIWDIYNAGADALIIQDMGILKLNLPPIALHASTQTDNRTVEKVKFLQDVGFSRVVLARELSLKQITEISTQTDVELEAFVHGALCVSYSGQCYMSQANCERSANRGQCAQYCRLPYQLTDADDNLLAKNKHLLSLKDLDLSDSLDEMMEAGVSSFKIEGRLKDVDYVKNITAYYRKRLDAILDGSTGYQRASAGRTTLLFEPNPEKSFRRSNTDYFLHGRKHDIVQQDTPKSLGEPIGKVTYIGRNFFEVQNGTELNNGDGLCFINKQGDLTGFRVNRVERKQIFPADIPRMDVGVFLYRNQDQAFEKILKGKTSERRVGVEMLFGETPDGFFIQLTDEDGISNTFEAVCDKQPAQKPEVVNDNIKNQLSKLGNTIYEATDIQIQINSPWFFPASQLSEWRRQAIEQLDEIRTQSYVRETALGAKPTAFPTKALTYLGNVTNKLSEAFYKEHGVEEVMPGFEVKAQEGVPLMFCKHCIKFNMGWCPKEGYKATFKEPLYLRNNDQVYELSFDCKACEMRISKSDTFI, encoded by the coding sequence ATGCGGAAAATAGAACTTCTCTCACCTGCCAAAAACCTTGAATGCGGTTTGGCGGCTATAAATCATGGTGCTGATGCCGTGTATATCGGTGCGTCGCAATTTGGAGCGAGAGCTGCTGCAGGAAACTCTGTGGAAGACATTGCTACCCTGGTGCAATATGCTCATAAATTCAGGGTGAAAGTGTTGGTTGCTTTGAATACGATACTCACCGATGATCAATTGACTGAAGCTGAAAAATTGATTTGGGATATTTACAATGCCGGAGCCGATGCCCTGATTATTCAGGATATGGGTATTCTGAAACTGAACTTACCACCCATTGCACTTCACGCCAGCACACAAACCGATAACCGAACTGTTGAAAAGGTAAAGTTTCTGCAGGATGTCGGTTTTTCACGTGTCGTGCTGGCTCGTGAATTATCTTTGAAGCAAATAACCGAAATATCAACGCAAACCGATGTGGAGCTTGAGGCATTTGTACACGGTGCTTTGTGTGTGAGTTACAGCGGTCAGTGTTATATGAGTCAAGCTAATTGCGAGCGCAGTGCTAATCGTGGCCAGTGTGCACAGTATTGCAGATTGCCCTATCAATTGACCGATGCTGATGATAATTTGCTGGCTAAAAATAAACATCTTCTATCATTGAAAGACCTTGATTTGTCCGATTCATTGGACGAAATGATGGAGGCCGGTGTTTCTTCATTTAAAATTGAAGGGAGATTGAAAGATGTTGATTATGTGAAGAATATCACGGCTTATTATCGAAAAAGACTGGATGCCATTTTGGATGGTAGTACCGGATACCAACGAGCCTCCGCAGGACGAACGACCTTACTTTTTGAACCAAATCCCGAGAAGAGTTTTCGGCGGAGTAATACCGATTATTTTCTGCACGGAAGAAAACATGATATTGTTCAGCAAGATACACCGAAGTCATTGGGTGAACCGATAGGAAAAGTAACCTATATTGGACGAAACTTTTTTGAAGTCCAAAACGGTACAGAATTGAATAACGGTGATGGACTCTGTTTTATCAATAAGCAGGGCGATTTGACCGGATTCAGGGTAAACAGGGTGGAGAGAAAGCAGATATTTCCTGCTGATATACCACGAATGGATGTCGGTGTTTTTTTGTATAGAAATCAGGATCAGGCTTTCGAAAAGATATTGAAAGGCAAAACGTCAGAACGCCGGGTAGGAGTGGAGATGCTTTTCGGGGAAACGCCTGACGGTTTTTTTATTCAACTAACCGACGAGGATGGAATTTCAAATACGTTCGAAGCAGTGTGTGACAAACAACCTGCACAGAAGCCTGAAGTGGTTAATGACAATATTAAGAATCAGCTATCCAAGCTTGGAAATACCATTTACGAAGCTACAGATATACAAATTCAGATTAATTCTCCGTGGTTCTTCCCGGCTTCGCAGTTAAGCGAATGGCGCAGACAAGCTATCGAGCAATTAGACGAAATCAGAACTCAATCTTATGTAAGAGAAACCGCTTTGGGAGCTAAACCGACTGCTTTTCCAACCAAAGCGCTGACTTACCTGGGAAATGTGACCAATAAACTTTCAGAAGCATTTTACAAGGAGCATGGAGTGGAAGAAGTCATGCCCGGGTTTGAGGTGAAGGCTCAGGAAGGTGTGCCACTTATGTTTTGCAAACATTGCATTAAATTCAATATGGGTTGGTGCCCGAAGGAAGGCTATAAAGCTACTTTTAAAGAGCCGCTTTACCTCAGGAATAATGATCAGGTCTACGAGCTAAGTTTCGATTGTAAAGCGTGTGAAATGCGGATCAGCAAGTCTGACACGTTTATTTAG
- the tnpA gene encoding IS200/IS605 family transposase: MAQSLVKNYIHLVFSTKQRHPFIDESIENELFNYLGGICKNLECQPIIVGGHADHVHILCLLSRKIALMKLLEEVKSHSSKWIKTKGESYKSFYWQDGYGAFSVNPKEVDIVIKYIANQREHHTRKTFQREFLQFLEEYKVEYDERYIWV; encoded by the coding sequence ATGGCACAGTCACTCGTCAAGAATTACATTCATCTCGTTTTCAGCACAAAGCAGCGACACCCCTTTATTGATGAATCCATCGAGAATGAGCTTTTTAATTATCTGGGTGGAATTTGTAAGAATTTGGAATGTCAGCCCATTATCGTTGGTGGACATGCTGATCATGTTCACATCCTTTGTCTTCTCTCCAGAAAAATAGCATTAATGAAACTACTGGAAGAAGTCAAATCACACTCTTCCAAATGGATTAAAACGAAAGGAGAAAGTTACAAGAGCTTTTACTGGCAAGATGGTTACGGGGCATTTTCTGTAAATCCAAAAGAAGTGGATATAGTTATCAAATATATTGCAAATCAACGGGAACATCACACCCGAAAGACTTTCCAAAGAGAATTCCTGCAATTTCTCGAAGAGTATAAGGTAGAATACGATGAACGCTATATTTGGGTATAG
- the recA gene encoding recombinase RecA yields MAKTTAEELKFPTSDKLKALQLAMDKIEKDHGKGTIMRMGDTKVEDVAFISTGSIGLNVALGVGGYPRGRVIEIYGPESSGKTTLAIHAIAEAQKAGGIAAIIDAEHAFDRFYAEKLGVNIDELLISQPDNGEQALEIADQLIRSSAVDIVVIDSVAALTPKAELEGDMGDSKMGLQARLMSQALRKLTANINKTNTTCIFINQLREKIGVMFGNPETTTGGNALKFYASIRLDIRRIGQLKDGEEAIGNQTRVKVVKNKVAPPFRKAEFDIMYGEGISKTGEILDLGVEYGIIKKSGSWFSYGETKLAQGRDASKALIKDNPELAAELEAKIVEAIQNK; encoded by the coding sequence ATGGCAAAAACAACAGCTGAGGAGTTGAAATTTCCAACCTCCGACAAACTGAAAGCATTGCAACTGGCAATGGACAAAATAGAGAAAGACCACGGAAAAGGCACCATCATGCGTATGGGCGACACAAAAGTGGAAGATGTGGCTTTCATTTCAACCGGATCTATCGGATTGAATGTGGCTCTGGGTGTAGGAGGTTATCCTCGTGGCCGTGTAATTGAAATTTACGGACCGGAATCTTCCGGTAAAACTACGCTGGCTATCCACGCCATAGCTGAAGCTCAAAAGGCGGGTGGTATAGCGGCTATCATTGATGCCGAGCATGCTTTCGACCGCTTTTATGCCGAAAAACTGGGAGTAAACATTGATGAATTGCTTATTTCTCAACCTGACAATGGTGAGCAGGCGTTGGAAATTGCAGATCAGTTAATACGTTCTTCGGCCGTGGATATTGTAGTGATCGACTCAGTAGCTGCATTGACTCCTAAAGCAGAGTTAGAAGGCGATATGGGCGATTCAAAAATGGGATTGCAGGCACGTTTGATGTCACAGGCGTTACGTAAACTGACCGCCAACATCAACAAAACCAACACTACCTGTATTTTCATCAACCAGTTACGCGAGAAAATCGGTGTTATGTTTGGTAACCCTGAAACAACAACCGGTGGTAATGCGCTGAAATTCTATGCGTCTATCCGGTTGGATATCCGTCGTATCGGTCAGCTGAAAGATGGCGAAGAAGCTATCGGTAACCAAACCCGGGTGAAAGTGGTAAAAAACAAAGTTGCACCACCGTTCCGCAAAGCTGAGTTCGATATTATGTACGGGGAAGGTATTTCAAAAACAGGTGAAATTCTTGATTTAGGCGTTGAATATGGTATCATCAAAAAAAGCGGTTCATGGTTTAGCTATGGCGAAACCAAACTTGCTCAGGGACGTGATGCTTCTAAAGCGCTGATTAAAGATAATCCTGAACTTGCTGCTGAACTTGAAGCTAAGATTGTAGAAGCTATTCAGAACAAATAG
- a CDS encoding ATP-dependent helicase, translated as MDLSFLNELNESQRSAVEYTEGASLVIAGAGSGKTRVLTYKIAYLLKNGMAPSSILALTFTNKAAREMKERIAAMVGEKTARYLWMGTFHSVFSRILRSEAERIGYSKNFTIYDSADSKSLVKTIVKELKLDDKVYKHGFVQSRISYAKNNLITPDAYLANADLIKADVTSRIPLMKDIYQIYCNRCKQADAMDFDDLLLQTNILFRNHPDTLQKYQQLFGYILVDEYQDTNFAQYLIVKKLAEQHEKICVVGDDAQSIYSFRGANIDNILKFKSSYKNARVFKLEQNYRSTQTIVNAANSLIDKNAQQIRKTVFSEKETGKPIKVLSVFTDFEEGFIVANNISDLRFSDKYHYQDIAILYRTNSQSRVMEEALRKQGIPYRIYGGLSFYQRKEIKDVIAYCRLVCNPNDEEALKRIINYPARGIGDTTVNKLIECSQLHAVSAWEVLSDMLKYNLPVNAGTANKLAQFRSMIDVFAEQITTQNAYDLANSVVKVSGVIADTYTDHSPESMSRQENVQELLKAIHEFCETKQANGEPTALLPDFLSEVSLLTDQDTDKETDKDKVTLMTVHAAKGLEFKAVFIVGMEEELFPSPFCTQSERELEEERRLFYVALTRAEELCYISYAKSRFKNGKTNFSNPSRFIKDIDEQYLDMPAEAKPKQARINDWDDDMETERNRFKSSFSKPIFKENSLPVSPKRMVKISNSAGDKVPTENGSIPTGAFVKHGIFGIGKVLETSIVNGNEKADIDFGEKGVKSLLLKFAKLEVLE; from the coding sequence ATGGATTTATCTTTTTTAAACGAACTCAACGAAAGTCAGCGCAGTGCTGTTGAATATACCGAAGGTGCATCGCTTGTTATAGCCGGTGCCGGATCGGGCAAAACACGCGTATTGACTTATAAAATAGCTTATCTGCTTAAAAACGGAATGGCACCATCATCTATTCTGGCACTGACATTTACCAACAAAGCTGCGCGCGAGATGAAAGAGCGTATTGCCGCTATGGTGGGCGAAAAAACAGCGCGCTATCTTTGGATGGGCACATTTCACTCTGTATTTTCAAGAATTCTGCGTTCCGAAGCTGAACGGATCGGCTATTCGAAGAACTTTACCATTTACGATTCCGCCGATTCAAAGAGTCTGGTCAAAACCATTGTAAAAGAGCTGAAACTGGATGATAAAGTATATAAACATGGTTTCGTTCAGTCGCGCATTTCGTATGCCAAAAACAACCTGATTACTCCCGATGCGTATTTGGCCAACGCCGATTTAATAAAAGCCGATGTGACCTCGCGCATTCCATTGATGAAAGACATTTATCAAATTTACTGCAACCGCTGTAAACAAGCCGATGCAATGGATTTTGACGATTTGCTTTTGCAAACAAATATACTTTTCCGCAACCATCCAGACACTCTGCAAAAATACCAGCAACTTTTCGGATACATTTTGGTAGACGAGTATCAGGACACGAATTTTGCGCAATACCTGATTGTAAAGAAACTGGCAGAACAGCATGAAAAAATATGCGTGGTAGGCGACGACGCACAAAGTATCTATTCGTTCCGCGGTGCTAATATCGACAATATATTAAAGTTCAAGAGCAGCTATAAAAATGCCCGGGTATTTAAACTGGAACAAAACTATCGTTCCACCCAAACCATTGTCAATGCAGCCAATAGCCTGATAGATAAGAATGCGCAGCAAATACGCAAAACGGTTTTCTCGGAAAAAGAAACCGGCAAACCCATCAAAGTACTGAGTGTTTTTACCGATTTTGAAGAAGGTTTTATAGTGGCAAACAACATATCCGATTTGCGCTTTTCAGACAAATATCACTATCAGGATATTGCCATTCTGTATCGAACCAATTCGCAGTCGCGCGTGATGGAAGAAGCCCTGCGAAAACAAGGTATTCCGTATCGTATCTATGGCGGATTATCGTTTTACCAGCGGAAAGAAATTAAAGACGTAATAGCCTATTGCCGCTTGGTGTGTAACCCGAATGATGAAGAAGCTTTGAAACGCATTATCAACTATCCTGCCCGTGGAATAGGCGATACCACCGTCAACAAACTGATTGAATGCTCGCAACTGCACGCGGTCAGTGCATGGGAAGTGCTTTCGGACATGCTCAAATACAATCTGCCCGTAAATGCCGGAACAGCCAATAAGCTGGCTCAATTCCGTAGCATGATTGACGTTTTCGCCGAACAAATCACGACTCAAAATGCTTATGACTTGGCCAACAGCGTTGTCAAAGTTTCGGGTGTTATTGCGGACACATACACCGACCACTCACCGGAGAGCATGAGTCGACAGGAGAACGTACAGGAATTGCTCAAAGCCATTCACGAGTTTTGCGAAACAAAACAAGCCAATGGTGAACCTACTGCTTTGTTGCCCGACTTCTTGTCGGAAGTTTCGCTGCTTACCGATCAGGACACCGACAAAGAAACCGATAAGGACAAAGTAACCTTAATGACTGTGCATGCAGCCAAAGGATTGGAATTTAAAGCCGTTTTCATTGTAGGAATGGAAGAAGAACTTTTCCCATCGCCGTTTTGCACTCAAAGCGAGCGAGAACTGGAAGAAGAACGTCGACTATTTTATGTCGCTTTGACACGTGCCGAAGAACTTTGCTACATCAGCTATGCAAAATCGAGGTTTAAAAACGGTAAAACCAATTTTTCGAATCCCAGCAGGTTTATAAAAGACATAGACGAACAGTACCTGGATATGCCGGCAGAAGCAAAACCCAAACAAGCCCGCATTAACGACTGGGACGATGATATGGAAACAGAACGAAATCGTTTCAAAAGCTCTTTTTCCAAACCCATTTTCAAAGAAAACAGCTTACCGGTATCACCAAAACGAATGGTAAAAATAAGCAATTCTGCCGGCGACAAAGTTCCTACAGAGAATGGCTCTATTCCCACCGGAGCTTTCGTAAAACACGGCATTTTCGGCATAGGCAAAGTTCTGGAAACAAGCATCGTAAACGGAAATGAGAAGGCAGACATCGACTTTGGTGAAAAAGGTGTGAAATCATTATTATTGAAATTTGCCAAGTTGGAAGTGTTGGAATAG
- a CDS encoding lysophospholipid acyltransferase family protein, which translates to MQKLSTWILKSAGWRAFVTVEEPAKSVICVAPHTSNWDFLIGKLSYWALGRKSSFLIKKSWFVFPLNYLFDSLGGIPVDRSKRNSVTQQMVEEFDKRTYFHLAITPEGTRSLVHKWKMGFYHIAVKTNVPIQLAYIDYEKKEMAIKKVFYPTGNEKADLEEIQEYYKNVSAKNPKNFYIPEE; encoded by the coding sequence ATGCAAAAACTAAGTACCTGGATATTGAAATCGGCCGGTTGGCGAGCATTTGTGACTGTAGAGGAACCCGCTAAAAGTGTGATTTGTGTAGCCCCACATACCAGCAATTGGGATTTTTTGATTGGCAAACTTTCTTATTGGGCTTTGGGACGGAAGTCGTCTTTTCTGATTAAAAAATCGTGGTTTGTTTTTCCGCTGAATTATTTATTTGATTCTTTGGGCGGAATTCCGGTCGACCGTTCGAAACGAAACTCGGTGACGCAGCAAATGGTTGAAGAATTCGACAAAAGGACGTATTTTCACCTGGCTATTACTCCCGAAGGCACTCGCAGTCTGGTGCATAAATGGAAGATGGGATTTTATCATATCGCAGTAAAGACTAATGTGCCTATACAGTTGGCTTATATCGATTATGAGAAAAAAGAGATGGCCATCAAAAAAGTTTTTTACCCAACCGGAAACGAGAAAGCCGATTTGGAAGAGATTCAGGAGTACTATAAAAACGTCAGCGCCAAGAATCCAAAGAATTTTTATATCCCAGAAGAGTAG
- a CDS encoding nitrilase-related carbon-nitrogen hydrolase produces MRISIIQDTIVWADKDANLQKTGEQLAALAGKTDLVVLPEMFTTGFCTDDLHLAEPKEGDTIQKLKLWSNKYAFAIAGSFIASEEGKVYNLSFFVYPDGSVVTAGKRHLFSMGGEQNHFSAGNKRLIVNYCGFNICLLVCYDVRFPVWARNVNNEYDLLIYVANFPERRINDWDILLRARAIENQTYVCGVNRVGVDGLGIAYNGHSALLDFNANSLLTFPENESSIQTAELTPEPLQRYRQKFAVWRDADRFELK; encoded by the coding sequence ATGCGCATTTCCATTATTCAGGATACTATAGTTTGGGCCGACAAGGATGCTAACCTTCAAAAGACAGGAGAGCAGTTGGCTGCATTGGCCGGTAAAACGGACTTGGTGGTGCTGCCCGAAATGTTTACGACCGGGTTTTGCACCGATGATTTGCATTTAGCCGAACCGAAGGAGGGTGACACTATTCAGAAACTAAAGCTTTGGTCTAATAAGTATGCGTTTGCTATCGCCGGTAGCTTCATCGCCTCTGAAGAAGGTAAGGTGTACAATCTTTCCTTTTTTGTTTATCCTGATGGTAGCGTAGTAACTGCAGGGAAACGTCATTTGTTCTCTATGGGCGGCGAACAAAATCACTTCTCGGCAGGCAATAAGCGTTTAATTGTAAATTATTGCGGTTTTAATATCTGCTTGTTGGTTTGCTACGATGTGCGCTTTCCGGTATGGGCACGCAATGTAAATAATGAGTATGATTTGCTGATTTACGTGGCTAACTTCCCCGAACGACGTATTAATGACTGGGATATTTTGCTGCGAGCCCGGGCTATCGAAAATCAAACCTATGTGTGCGGTGTGAATCGGGTAGGAGTGGACGGACTGGGAATAGCCTACAACGGACATTCTGCCCTGCTCGACTTCAATGCCAATTCACTATTGACTTTCCCCGAAAACGAAAGCTCTATTCAAACAGCAGAGCTCACCCCAGAACCTCTGCAACGCTATCGCCAAAAATTTGCAGTATGGCGCGATGCTGATAGGTTTGAGTTGAAGTAA
- a CDS encoding DUF2284 domain-containing protein, with translation MIPKEKIEAILAEQELTDYRWISPKEIVVAQWVRVKCMFGCSDYGTGTCPPHTPSVTECERFFSEYQTGLIIRLSIFADKNDYPSDWSKAMTAKLLETERKIFISGHQKVFLLNQTCCSICKTCVGNRHDCKDKSHSRPSPESFAVDVYQTARNAGYDLNVVTNPGEMNRIAIILIE, from the coding sequence ATGATTCCCAAAGAAAAAATTGAAGCCATTCTTGCAGAGCAGGAACTCACCGATTACCGTTGGATATCACCCAAAGAAATAGTGGTAGCGCAGTGGGTTAGGGTAAAATGTATGTTTGGTTGTAGCGATTATGGCACCGGCACTTGTCCACCACACACGCCGTCTGTAACTGAATGTGAACGATTTTTCAGCGAATATCAAACTGGATTGATTATTCGGTTGAGCATATTTGCCGATAAAAACGACTATCCTTCCGATTGGTCAAAAGCGATGACTGCTAAACTATTGGAAACCGAACGAAAAATTTTCATTAGCGGTCATCAAAAAGTATTTTTGCTCAATCAAACCTGTTGCTCAATTTGCAAAACCTGCGTGGGCAACCGCCACGACTGCAAAGATAAAAGCCATTCGCGCCCAAGCCCCGAAAGCTTTGCAGTGGATGTTTATCAAACAGCACGCAATGCCGGATACGACCTGAACGTGGTAACCAACCCCGGCGAAATGAACCGCATTGCGATAATATTAATAGAATAA
- a CDS encoding pyridoxamine 5'-phosphate oxidase family protein, with amino-acid sequence MRRLDKEITDNKVIEEILLRSDICRLGLVDNAEAYIVPVNYAYHNNIIYIHSAHAGKKIELLKQNSKVSFEIELHHEIVKSDIPCGWTAKYRSVMGRGTITIDNDPAIKKKGLDLIMRKYGADMELNYEEKTLARMTLLILKIDSITGKQSGNW; translated from the coding sequence ATGAGAAGACTCGATAAAGAAATAACCGACAACAAAGTAATTGAAGAAATTTTGCTGCGTTCTGATATATGCAGGCTGGGACTGGTAGATAATGCTGAAGCGTACATTGTTCCGGTAAACTATGCCTACCACAACAATATAATCTACATTCATTCGGCACATGCCGGAAAGAAAATAGAACTGCTGAAACAAAACAGTAAAGTCAGTTTTGAAATAGAGCTTCATCATGAAATTGTGAAGAGCGATATTCCTTGCGGATGGACAGCCAAATACCGCTCGGTCATGGGAAGAGGCACCATTACGATAGACAATGACCCCGCCATAAAGAAAAAAGGGCTTGACCTAATAATGCGAAAATACGGTGCGGACATGGAGTTGAATTACGAAGAAAAAACTTTGGCTCGCATGACTTTGCTAATACTGAAAATTGACAGCATCACAGGAAAACAATCGGGTAATTGGTAA
- a CDS encoding rubredoxin-like domain-containing protein encodes MIDEELVRCRPCGYVMKASDLGDVCPACGLPRNVFEPYRERVSANRLLILSLDIHPIAIHLSQTFVALTPLLIVFHYIFPNFEETIVHSVITFSVWALPLSLVISFISGVVDGITRFKTLRTPLLKSKIIYSIFILIFSFAQLLIFTPQSYTWIIMLLSLASLGCAVKLGLLGKHLIDVILPGTYVRRKKKSTKYAPKGKTEAAEKPVKKSKTDNVQAEE; translated from the coding sequence ATGATAGATGAAGAACTAGTCCGTTGCCGACCTTGTGGGTATGTAATGAAAGCAAGCGACTTAGGCGATGTTTGTCCGGCTTGCGGACTACCAAGAAATGTTTTTGAACCATACAGAGAAAGAGTTTCGGCCAACAGATTGTTGATATTGAGTCTGGACATACACCCTATCGCCATTCACCTTTCACAAACCTTTGTGGCACTTACACCACTACTCATTGTGTTTCACTATATTTTCCCCAATTTTGAAGAAACTATAGTACATTCGGTTATTACATTTTCGGTTTGGGCTTTACCCCTTTCGTTAGTAATATCATTCATTTCGGGGGTAGTAGATGGAATCACAAGGTTTAAAACGTTGAGAACTCCGTTATTGAAGTCGAAGATCATTTATAGTATTTTTATTCTGATATTTTCCTTTGCTCAGTTACTCATTTTCACGCCCCAATCTTACACATGGATTATCATGTTGCTTAGTTTAGCATCACTGGGTTGCGCTGTGAAACTGGGACTTCTGGGGAAACACCTTATCGATGTCATCCTTCCGGGAACTTATGTTCGCAGAAAAAAGAAGAGCACAAAATATGCTCCTAAAGGCAAAACCGAAGCTGCTGAAAAACCGGTAAAAAAATCGAAAACTGACAACGTACAAGCTGAAGAGTAA
- the nth gene encoding endonuclease III, whose translation MTTKQRYTHIIDWFTKNMPVAETELHYTDPFGLLVAVILSAQCTDKRVNMITPRLLADFPTPEAMAATNHEVIFEYIKSISYPNNKAKHLVGMAQKLVSDFNGVMPDDVAMLQTLPGVGRKTANVIASVVFNKPTMAVDTHVFRISERLGLTTNSKNPLQTEQELVKYIPADLIPKAHHWLILHGRYVCLARKPKCEECGITEWCRFYKLNQ comes from the coding sequence ATGACAACAAAACAACGATACACTCACATTATTGACTGGTTTACTAAAAATATGCCCGTAGCCGAAACCGAATTACACTATACCGATCCATTCGGATTGCTGGTAGCTGTTATTCTGTCGGCGCAATGTACAGACAAGCGAGTAAACATGATTACGCCCCGTTTGCTGGCCGATTTCCCTACCCCTGAGGCAATGGCAGCTACCAACCACGAAGTTATTTTTGAGTACATAAAATCCATTTCCTATCCAAACAACAAAGCCAAACATCTGGTAGGCATGGCTCAAAAATTAGTTTCGGACTTTAACGGTGTGATGCCGGACGATGTAGCGATGCTACAAACACTTCCGGGCGTTGGGCGCAAAACTGCCAACGTTATCGCATCGGTGGTTTTCAACAAACCCACGATGGCTGTTGATACACACGTATTCCGTATTTCCGAGCGATTGGGGCTGACAACCAACTCAAAAAATCCACTGCAAACAGAACAAGAGCTGGTTAAATACATACCAGCCGATTTAATTCCCAAAGCGCATCACTGGCTTATTCTGCACGGACGCTATGTATGCCTGGCCCGTAAGCCCAAGTGTGAAGAATGCGGAATTACAGAGTGGTGCAGATTCTATAAATTAAATCAATAA